One Scophthalmus maximus strain ysfricsl-2021 chromosome 1, ASM2237912v1, whole genome shotgun sequence genomic region harbors:
- the fam131bb gene encoding protein FAM131B isoform X1 — protein sequence MGCIGSRTLTADGVPVQKDGEQHGRSEFSWEGINLSMEDTTSILPRLKRNSTAYGIGALAKSSLSGVSGVSRTMKERVTKPTALAQGRVAHMIEWQNWSMQTVGPGCVPAPRITTQEREKERRLENDAYSDLSDGEKEARFTAGILQQFAISEATLMAWSSMDGESPRSGSNQGSVAHLSEVNQESITSRDQILHHSSAEVWPHTYVSQGHYCLSSSDAWEPINNDPSVMASPPAGSYVMGTEGYDGQAAAHFLSQQQQQQQLTLQQQSQLQQLQQIQQIQHYQQQQLLQYQQQQSLEHRLHSANHSLQATPNSTIHSLVHHVHPPLVDLWNTGQMEAYQVEAGGYMGVSAVVEPSLCVPSVEDMGTEHSPLLEQQEEVKEEEVTLCMEPESATLTPPRQQGDASGGSSPGQPPSEPITERKASDVTSVFIQTLEEKEEDEEGPAASMATN from the exons ATGGGATGCATCGGCTCCAGGACACTGA CGGCAGATGGCGTGCCAGTCCAGAAGGATGGGGAGCAG CATGGACGTTCAGAATTTTCATGGGAAGGAATCAAT CTGTCTATGGAAGACACCACGTCAATCCTCCCGAGGCTCAAGAGGAACTCAACTGCCTATGGCATCGGGGCACTGGCTAAGTCTTCTCTGTCaggtgtgtcag GGGTGTCCCGCACCATGAAGGAAAGAGTGACAAAGCCCACAGCCTTGGCTCAGGGTCGTGTCGCTCACATGATCGAATGGCAAAACTGGAGCATGCAGACAGTGGGCCCAGGTTGCGTCCCTGCGCCCCGCATTACCACCCAGGAGCGGGAAAAGGAGCGGCGGCTGGAAAATGATGCTTACAGTGACCTCAgcgatggagagaaggaggccCGTTTCACTGCAG GTATCCTGCAGCAATTTGCAATCTCAGAGGCAACACTTATGGCCTGGTCGTCAATGGATGGAGAGAGCCCGCGGTCGGGATCAAACCAGGGCAGTGTGGCTCATCTGAGCGAGGTCAACCAGGAGAGCATCACCAGTCGAG aTCAGATATTGCACCACTCGTCAGCGGAGGTGTGGCCTCACACGTACGTCTCCCAGGGCCACTactgcctctcttcctctgatgCCTGGGAGCCCATCAACAACGACCCCTCCGTCATGGCGTCTCCCCCTGCTGGCTCCTATGTTATGGGAACCGAAGGGTACGACGGGCAGGCGGCAGCTCACTTCctgtcgcagcagcagcagcagcagcagctcaccctccagcagcagagtcaactacagcagctgcagcagatccaACAGATCCAGCactaccagcagcagcagctcctgcagtaTCAGCAACAACAG TCTCTGGAGCATCGGCTTCACAGCGCCAACCACTCTTTGCAAGCGACGCCCAACAGCACCATCCACAGTCTGGTCCATCATGTTCACCCTCCATTGGTTGATCTGTGGAACACGGGGCAGATGGAGGCCTATCAGGTGGAGGCCGGGGGCTACATGGGTGTGTCGGCGGTGGTGGAACCGAGCCTGTGCGTCCCCTCTGTGGAAGACATGGGAACAGAACACTCCCCactgctggagcagcaggaggaggtcaAG gaggaggaggtgacacTGTGCATGGAGCCAGAGTCAGCCACGCTGACTCCGCCCAGGCAGCAAGGGGATGCCTCTGGAGGCAGTAGTCCAGGGCAACCACCGTcagagccaatcacagagcgGAAGGCCTCCGACGTCACCTCGGTCTTCATTCAGAcgctggaggagaaagaagaggacgaggaggggccTGCCGCTTCCATGGCAACCAACTGA
- the zyx gene encoding zyxin has protein sequence MEDSNSSKPFMVTSSLNFKVTTPSFYNQPKKFASVAPPRPKSLTPPSAPSPTPVGTGVIGRVGDLPLLPPMLCDDFPPPPPPPPPLDDDLPAPPPECHTLPTASDVPPPAFPAPPPVAEDLPLPAPPEESVCPPTCPSPPPPPPPPPLPASSASIPSAAVNPQRLMEKQSSFDQQLDCLTDLLSEMETRGPFNPKLPSKYSSAPAPKPSAPPPTAPKPALSFLPPPEMADRPPPAPWAEELKARTNRQANHNSAQNAAAQPFSKAPAVAPKSGFGGRTANSSVSLAQKLNQNLNQKPTPVSAAPKPSPPFASSSIPPPPAAPPAPPAPPNSMVAAPASNHIKSSPFASQVNVNQNPPAAVPLPQPKTIASPPSSFNQPMKTPPASTPSPPGPVPIPGGGVPLNMREVEELERMTQDFIKNMDKHAPVITSPPTEVCGKCGEALSRTQPAVRAMDKLFHSNCFCCMSCHRPLQGMQFYDRDGAPQCEDCYMSSLAVCSRCGERITDRVLKAVGQCFHSHCFRCSTCSCVLEGAPFITDDNNNPYCVQDYHRRFSPLCVSCNEPIIPAPGSEETVRVVALDKNFHLKCYRCEDCARPLSIEADENGCYPLDGKILCMKCHTQRAKQAAQ, from the exons atggagGATTCCAACAGCAGCAAGCCGTTCATGGTGACATCCTCTCTGAACTTCAAGGTCACTACCCCGTCCTTCTACAACCAGCCAAAGAAGTTTGCTTCGGTGGCACCGCCACGGCCCAAAAGCCTtacccctccctctgctccgtCACCGACACCAGTAGGCACAGGTGTGATTGGTCGAGTGGGAGAtctgcctctgctgccccctatGCTCTGTGATG ACttcccaccccctcctcctcctcctcctccattggATGATGACTTGCCAGCACCTCCGCCTGAATGCCACACCTTACCCACTGCCTCTGACGTCCCCCCTCCTGCCTTCCCCGCTCCACCTCCAGTGGCAGAGGACCTGCCCCTCCCAGCTCCCCCCGAGGAGAGTGTCTGTCCACCCACctgtccctctccccctcctcccccaccccccccacctctccctGCATCCAGTGCCAGTATTCCCAGTGCTGCTGTGAACCCACAG AGACTAATGGAGAAGCAGAGTAGCTTCGATCAACAGCTTGATTGTCTGACTGACTTGCTGTCTGAGATGGAGACCAGGGGACCTTTTAACCCTAAG ttaCCAAGCAAGTATTCCTCAGCACCAGCACCCAAGCCTTCAGCACCTCCCCCGACTGCTCCCAAACCAgcactctccttcctcccccctcctgagATGGCAGACCGgccacctccagcaccttgggCTGAAGAACTCAAAGCCAGAACGAACCGTCAAGCCAATCACAACTCTGCACAAAACGCCGCTGCTCAGCCCTTTTCCAAGGCCCCGGCAGTCGCACCCAAGTCAGGTTTCGGAGGGAGAACAGCAaattcatctgtctctctggcgCAAAAACTGAACCAAAATCTGAACCAGAAACCCACCCCAGTCAGTGCAGCGCCAAAACCATCCCCTCCTTTTGCCAGCAGCTCtatccctccacctcctgcagctccccCAGCACCTCCGGCTCCACCAAACAGCATGGTGGCTGCCCCAGCATCGAATCACATTAAGAGCTCTCCTTTTGCCAGTCAAGTGAATGTGAACCAaaatcctcctgctgctgtgcctCTTCCTCAACCCAAGACGATTGcatctccaccctcctcctttaACCAACCAATGAAAACTCCCCCTGCATCAACG ccatCACCCCCTGGCCCAGTTCCTATCCCAGGTGGAGGAGTTCCTCTGAACATGAGGGAAgttgaggagctggagagaatgACCCaggattttattaaaaatatggaCAAACATGCACCTgtcatcacctcccctcctaCAG AGGTTTGTGGGAAGTGTGGCGAGGCTCTATCCCGCACTCAACCCGCAGTGAGAGCCATGGATAAACTCTTCCACTCCAACTGCTTCTGTTGCATGAGTTGTCACCGCCCCCTGCAGGGCATGCAGTTCTATGACAGGGATGGCGCTCCTCAGTGTGAGGACTGCTACATG agTTCCCTGGCAGTGTGTTCCCGGTGTGGAGAGAGGATCACAGACCGTGTGCTGAAGGCAGTGGGCCAGTGTTTCCACTCCCACTGTTTCCGCTGCAGCACCTGCTCCTGCGTACTTGAGGGTGCGCCCTTCATCACCgatgacaacaacaacccctACTGTGTCCAGGATTATCACAG GCGCttctcccctctgtgtgtgagctgcaATGAGCCCATCATTCCAGCCCCAGGCAGCGAGGAGACAGTCAGAGTTGTGGCTCTTGACAAGAACTTCCATCTCAAGTGTTACCGTTGTGAG GACTGTGCTCGTCCCCTCTCCATAGAAGCAGATGAAAACGGCTGTTACCCATTGGATGGTAAAATCCTGTGTATGAAGTGCCACACCCAGCGAGCCAAGCAAGCTGCACAGTGA
- the fam131bb gene encoding protein FAM131B isoform X2, with product MGCIGSRTLTADGVPVQKDGEQHGRSEFSWEGINLSMEDTTSILPRLKRNSTAYGIGALAKSSLSGVSRTMKERVTKPTALAQGRVAHMIEWQNWSMQTVGPGCVPAPRITTQEREKERRLENDAYSDLSDGEKEARFTAGILQQFAISEATLMAWSSMDGESPRSGSNQGSVAHLSEVNQESITSRDQILHHSSAEVWPHTYVSQGHYCLSSSDAWEPINNDPSVMASPPAGSYVMGTEGYDGQAAAHFLSQQQQQQQLTLQQQSQLQQLQQIQQIQHYQQQQLLQYQQQQSLEHRLHSANHSLQATPNSTIHSLVHHVHPPLVDLWNTGQMEAYQVEAGGYMGVSAVVEPSLCVPSVEDMGTEHSPLLEQQEEVKEEEVTLCMEPESATLTPPRQQGDASGGSSPGQPPSEPITERKASDVTSVFIQTLEEKEEDEEGPAASMATN from the exons ATGGGATGCATCGGCTCCAGGACACTGA CGGCAGATGGCGTGCCAGTCCAGAAGGATGGGGAGCAG CATGGACGTTCAGAATTTTCATGGGAAGGAATCAAT CTGTCTATGGAAGACACCACGTCAATCCTCCCGAGGCTCAAGAGGAACTCAACTGCCTATGGCATCGGGGCACTGGCTAAGTCTTCTCTGTCag GGGTGTCCCGCACCATGAAGGAAAGAGTGACAAAGCCCACAGCCTTGGCTCAGGGTCGTGTCGCTCACATGATCGAATGGCAAAACTGGAGCATGCAGACAGTGGGCCCAGGTTGCGTCCCTGCGCCCCGCATTACCACCCAGGAGCGGGAAAAGGAGCGGCGGCTGGAAAATGATGCTTACAGTGACCTCAgcgatggagagaaggaggccCGTTTCACTGCAG GTATCCTGCAGCAATTTGCAATCTCAGAGGCAACACTTATGGCCTGGTCGTCAATGGATGGAGAGAGCCCGCGGTCGGGATCAAACCAGGGCAGTGTGGCTCATCTGAGCGAGGTCAACCAGGAGAGCATCACCAGTCGAG aTCAGATATTGCACCACTCGTCAGCGGAGGTGTGGCCTCACACGTACGTCTCCCAGGGCCACTactgcctctcttcctctgatgCCTGGGAGCCCATCAACAACGACCCCTCCGTCATGGCGTCTCCCCCTGCTGGCTCCTATGTTATGGGAACCGAAGGGTACGACGGGCAGGCGGCAGCTCACTTCctgtcgcagcagcagcagcagcagcagctcaccctccagcagcagagtcaactacagcagctgcagcagatccaACAGATCCAGCactaccagcagcagcagctcctgcagtaTCAGCAACAACAG TCTCTGGAGCATCGGCTTCACAGCGCCAACCACTCTTTGCAAGCGACGCCCAACAGCACCATCCACAGTCTGGTCCATCATGTTCACCCTCCATTGGTTGATCTGTGGAACACGGGGCAGATGGAGGCCTATCAGGTGGAGGCCGGGGGCTACATGGGTGTGTCGGCGGTGGTGGAACCGAGCCTGTGCGTCCCCTCTGTGGAAGACATGGGAACAGAACACTCCCCactgctggagcagcaggaggaggtcaAG gaggaggaggtgacacTGTGCATGGAGCCAGAGTCAGCCACGCTGACTCCGCCCAGGCAGCAAGGGGATGCCTCTGGAGGCAGTAGTCCAGGGCAACCACCGTcagagccaatcacagagcgGAAGGCCTCCGACGTCACCTCGGTCTTCATTCAGAcgctggaggagaaagaagaggacgaggaggggccTGCCGCTTCCATGGCAACCAACTGA
- the fam131bb gene encoding protein FAM131B isoform X3 — translation MGCIGSRTLTADGVPVQKDGEQLSMEDTTSILPRLKRNSTAYGIGALAKSSLSGVSGVSRTMKERVTKPTALAQGRVAHMIEWQNWSMQTVGPGCVPAPRITTQEREKERRLENDAYSDLSDGEKEARFTAGILQQFAISEATLMAWSSMDGESPRSGSNQGSVAHLSEVNQESITSRDQILHHSSAEVWPHTYVSQGHYCLSSSDAWEPINNDPSVMASPPAGSYVMGTEGYDGQAAAHFLSQQQQQQQLTLQQQSQLQQLQQIQQIQHYQQQQLLQYQQQQSLEHRLHSANHSLQATPNSTIHSLVHHVHPPLVDLWNTGQMEAYQVEAGGYMGVSAVVEPSLCVPSVEDMGTEHSPLLEQQEEVKEEEVTLCMEPESATLTPPRQQGDASGGSSPGQPPSEPITERKASDVTSVFIQTLEEKEEDEEGPAASMATN, via the exons ATGGGATGCATCGGCTCCAGGACACTGA CGGCAGATGGCGTGCCAGTCCAGAAGGATGGGGAGCAG CTGTCTATGGAAGACACCACGTCAATCCTCCCGAGGCTCAAGAGGAACTCAACTGCCTATGGCATCGGGGCACTGGCTAAGTCTTCTCTGTCaggtgtgtcag GGGTGTCCCGCACCATGAAGGAAAGAGTGACAAAGCCCACAGCCTTGGCTCAGGGTCGTGTCGCTCACATGATCGAATGGCAAAACTGGAGCATGCAGACAGTGGGCCCAGGTTGCGTCCCTGCGCCCCGCATTACCACCCAGGAGCGGGAAAAGGAGCGGCGGCTGGAAAATGATGCTTACAGTGACCTCAgcgatggagagaaggaggccCGTTTCACTGCAG GTATCCTGCAGCAATTTGCAATCTCAGAGGCAACACTTATGGCCTGGTCGTCAATGGATGGAGAGAGCCCGCGGTCGGGATCAAACCAGGGCAGTGTGGCTCATCTGAGCGAGGTCAACCAGGAGAGCATCACCAGTCGAG aTCAGATATTGCACCACTCGTCAGCGGAGGTGTGGCCTCACACGTACGTCTCCCAGGGCCACTactgcctctcttcctctgatgCCTGGGAGCCCATCAACAACGACCCCTCCGTCATGGCGTCTCCCCCTGCTGGCTCCTATGTTATGGGAACCGAAGGGTACGACGGGCAGGCGGCAGCTCACTTCctgtcgcagcagcagcagcagcagcagctcaccctccagcagcagagtcaactacagcagctgcagcagatccaACAGATCCAGCactaccagcagcagcagctcctgcagtaTCAGCAACAACAG TCTCTGGAGCATCGGCTTCACAGCGCCAACCACTCTTTGCAAGCGACGCCCAACAGCACCATCCACAGTCTGGTCCATCATGTTCACCCTCCATTGGTTGATCTGTGGAACACGGGGCAGATGGAGGCCTATCAGGTGGAGGCCGGGGGCTACATGGGTGTGTCGGCGGTGGTGGAACCGAGCCTGTGCGTCCCCTCTGTGGAAGACATGGGAACAGAACACTCCCCactgctggagcagcaggaggaggtcaAG gaggaggaggtgacacTGTGCATGGAGCCAGAGTCAGCCACGCTGACTCCGCCCAGGCAGCAAGGGGATGCCTCTGGAGGCAGTAGTCCAGGGCAACCACCGTcagagccaatcacagagcgGAAGGCCTCCGACGTCACCTCGGTCTTCATTCAGAcgctggaggagaaagaagaggacgaggaggggccTGCCGCTTCCATGGCAACCAACTGA